One segment of Platichthys flesus chromosome 15, fPlaFle2.1, whole genome shotgun sequence DNA contains the following:
- the mtmr4 gene encoding myotubularin-related protein 4 isoform X3, whose amino-acid sequence MGEEGPPSLEYIKAKDLFPQKELVKEDDSLQVPFPVLQGEGVEYLGRADEAIIAISNYRLHIKFKDSVINTYPGVDNEISVPLKLIDGVESRDMFQLHIICKDSKVVRCHFATFKQCQEWVKRLNRAIAHPSRLEDLFALAYHAWCLGGNADDEDQHVHLCRPGDHVRQRMEMEVKRMGFDTQNIWRVSDINCNFKLCSSYPRKLLVPIWITDKELESVASFRSGKRIPVVVYRHQKNGAVIARCSQPEISWWGWRNTDDEYLVTSIAKACQMDTGAKGNCGAPACRQRGEAPDSSDSDFDSSLTGGSGCDDNTVPQKLLILDARSYTAAVANRAKGGGCECEEYYPNCEVMFMGMANIHAIRNSFQALRTVCSQIPDPANWLSALESTRWLQHLSVMLKAATLVCSAVERDGRPVLVHCSDGWDRTPQIIALAKVLLDPYYRTLEGFQVLVETEWLDYGHKFGDRCGHQENADDVSEQCPVFLQWLDSVHQLLKQFPCLFEFNEAFLVKLVQHTYSCLYGTFLCNNARERESRNIYKRTCSVWSLLRTGNKNFQNFLYIPSHDMVLQPVCHTRALQLWTAVYLPTSSPCTAVDDSMELYLPPNVTGDDLTSRSLDRLPKTRSMDNLLTAFENGVPLTRTSSDPNLNKHCQEGRSSLEPSPAMEETSADSEEVIPDTGSDIAEGKPPQQSPIKTPEDVLGSENCGEETSEVPCLTTQPLPSLPLPPVPLRKQVTIAHTPLPTPVLQQALTQITNPPVPPPPPEAESPHRTAESTTSPTHKSEPCLPLPCNGTQPEFSKPTLLLNGHIDSQANGLPGSEGLFALKPLTPLLPMEDSTETITDEGELLPTPPPTMSHDLIANFNIEEQPESWPQVQTQKEEEDTSTDEVKGRERVLTVAAAPVDCTQVAARHLISQSQLSDLSLLGSHWESVRGLVQSACSSASKSGVSRALQPNSYQSRRLASKLLRSQGFAIGNGSQCCRREAFGCPSSNTQPGWLSAARTAGYIGLYGPAAAAAALNGYALASHQLLPVSHTSTPASSSPPPPQAPAYLDDDGLPVPMDAVQQRLRQIEAGYKQEVEVLRQQVRQLQMRLESKQYGTPPSEPDIDYEDDITCLRESDNSNEEDSLSTHSEDRLSEGSWDRVEPRDTEVTRWVPDHMASHCFNCDSEFWIAKRRHHCRNCGNVFCKDCCHLKLPIPDQQLYDPVLVCNTCHDLLLEARTREIRSQQLKKAIATASS is encoded by the exons GGTGAAGAGGGGCCTCCCAGTCTGGAGTACATCAAGGCCAAGGACCTGTTCCCCCAGAAGGAGCTGGTGAAGGAGGATGACAGCCTACAG GTGCCATTCCCAGTTCTTCAGGGGGAAGGGGTGGAATATCTCGGCCGTGCTGATGAAGCCATCATTGCCATTTCTAACTACAGGCTGCACATCAAGTTCAAAGACTCAGTCATAAAT ACCTACCCAGGTGTGGACAATGAGATATCT GTCCCTCTCAAGCTGATAGACGGTGTGGAGAGCAGAGATATGTTCCAGCTGCACATCATCTGCAAAGACTCCAAGGTTGTCAG ATGCCACTTTGCAACATTCAAGCAGTGTCAGGAGTGGGTCAAGCGTCTTAACCGGGCCATAGCTCACCCGTCCCGGCTGGAGGACCTGTTCGCCCTGGCCTACCATGCATGGTGTCTAGGAGGCAACGCTGACGATGAGGACCAGCACGTTCATCTCTGTCGCCCGG gtgaTCATGTGCGTCAGAGAATGGAAATGGAGGTCAAGAGGATGGGTTTTGACACACAGAACATCTGGAGAGTGTCAGACATAAACTGCAACTTCAA GCTGTGCTCAAGCTACCCACGGAAGCTTCTGGTTCCCATATGGATCACagacaaggagctggagagtgtGGCCTCCTTCAGGTCCGGGAAGAGGATCCCTGTGGTCGTCTATAG GCACCAGAAGAATGGTGCTGTGATCGCCCGTTGCAGCCAGCCTGAGATCAGCTGGTGGGGCTGGAGGAACACGGATGATGAGTACCTGGTGACGTCCATCGCCAAGGCCTGTCAGATGGACACCGGAGCCAAGGGTAACTGTGGAGCACCAGCCTGCAGACAACGTGGGGAAGCTCCTGACTCCTCGGATAGTGATTTTG acTCTTCTCTGACAGGCGGCTCTGGCTGCGATGACAACACTGTGCCACAGAAGCTACTGATTCTGGATGCTCGCTCATACACTGCTGCAGTGGCTAACAGAGCCAAGGGCGGGGGCTGTGAATGTGAAG agtACTACCCCAACTGCGAGGTGATGTTCATGGGAATGGCCAACATCCACGCCATCCGCAACAGCTTCCAGGCTCTGAGGACTGTATGCAGTCAGATTCCGGATCCGGCAAA CTGGCTTTCAGCACTCGAGAGCACCCGCTGGCTGCAGCACCTGTCTGTCATGTTAAAGGCAGCCACCCTGGTGTGTTCAGCAGTGGAGAGGGACGGCCGTCCTGTCCTGGTTCACTGCTCGGACGGGTGGGACCGCACACCCCAAATTATAGCCCTCGCCAAGGTCCTGCTGGATCCCTACTACAGAACATTAGAG GGTTTCCAGGTACTTGTAGAGACAGAGTGGCTCGACTATGGCCATAAGTTCGGGGACCGCTGTGGCCACCAGGAGAATGCTGACGATGTGAGCGAGCAGTGTCCCGTTTTCCTGCAGTGGCTGGACAGTGTTCACCAGTTGCTCAAACAGTTCCCCTGCCTGTTTGAGTTCAACGAGGCCTTCCTG GTCAAGTTGGTGCAGCACACATACTCATGTCTCTACGGCACATTTCTGTGTAACAACGCTCGGGAGAGGGAGTCGCGGAACATCTACAAACGCACCTGCTCTGTGTGGTCACTACTTCGCACGGGAAACAAGAACTTCCAGAACTTCCTCTACATCCCCAGTCATGATATG GTGCTGCAGCCAGTCTGCCACACTCGAGCATTACAGCTGTGGACAGCTGTTTACCTGCCCACCTCCTCCCCGTGCACAGCTGTGGATGATTCAATGGAGCTCTACCTCCCCCCAAATGTCACCGGAGATGATCTCACCTCCCGTTCCCTGGACAG ACTTCCTAAGACCCGCTCCATGGACAACCTGCTAACAGCTTTTGAGAATGGGGTTCCTCTGACACGCACATCCAGTGACCCCAATCTCAACAAGCACTGCCAGGAGGGTCGCTCTTCCCTGGAGCCTTCGCCTGCTATGGAAGAAACCTCTGCAGACTCTGAAGAGGTTATACCTGACACTGGATCGGACATTGCTGAGGGGAAACCTCCTCAACAAAGTCCTATAAAGACCCCGGAGGATGTTCTAGGTTCAGAGAATTGTGGGGAGGAGACTTCGGAGGTGCCCTGTCTGACCACACAGCCTCTGCCATCTCTGCCCCTCCCACCTGTCCCTCTCAGGAAGCAGGTCACCATCGCTCACACTCCTCTACCCACACCTGTCCTCCAGCAGGCTTTGACTCAGATCACAAACCCTCCAGTACCACCACCTCCGCCGGAAGCTGAGAGCCCCCATAGGACTGCTGAGAGCACCACTTCACCCACTCACAAATCAGAGCCGTGCTTACCTCTTCCCTGCAACGGCACTCAACCTGAATTCTCAAAACCCACCTTGCTGCTTAACGGCCACATTGACAGTCAGGCAAATGGCCTCCCAGGCTCTGAAGGCCTGTTTGCTCTGAAACCTCTAACACCACTCCTTCCCATGGAGGACTCCACTGAAACCATCACAGATGAGGGAGAGCTTCTCCCCACCCCGCCCCCCACAATGAGCCACGATCTCATTGCGAATTTTAACATTGAGGAGCAGCCTGAGTCGTGGCCCCAGGTCCAAacccagaaggaggaggaggacacgagTACAGATGAAGTAAAAGGACGGGAGCGTGTGCTAACAGTTGCAGCGGCTCCTGTGGATTGCACTCAGGTAGCAGCACGCCATCTGATCTCCCAGAGCCAGCTGTCAGACTTGTCACTGCTCGGCTCTCACTGGGAAAGTGTTCGAGGTCTAGTCCAGTCTGCCTGCAGCAGTGCCAGTAAATCTGGTGTCAGCCGGGCCTTGCAGCCCAACTCTTACCAGAGCCGCCGCCTTGCCAGCAAGCTGCTCCGCTCCCAGGGTTTTGCTATTGGTAACGGGTCCCAGTGCTGCCGCAGGGAGGCTTTTGGTTGTcccagcagcaacacacagccTGGATGGCTATCTGCAGCCAGGACTGCAGGCTACATCGGCCTGTATGGacctgctgccgccgctgctgcccTCAACGGCTACGCCCTAGCAAGCCATCAGCTCCTACCGGTGTCCCACACCTCAACCCCCGCTTCCAGCTCCCCTCCGCCACCTCAGGCCCCAGCTTACCTCGATGATGATGGGCTGCCGGTGCCCATGGATGCCGTCCAGCAGAGGCTGCGGCAAATCGAGGCAGGTTAcaagcaggaggtggaggtgctgcGGCAACAGGTGCGACAGCTGCAGATGAGGCTGGAGAGTAAACAGTACGGCACCCCTCCCTCAGAGCCAGACATCGACTACGAGGATGACatt acGTGTCTTCGGGAATCGGACAACAGCAACGAGGAGGATTCTTTGTCCACCCACAGTGAGGATCGTCTGTCTGAGGGCAGCTGGGATCGAGTGGAGCCCAGGGACACTGAG gtcacGAGGTGGGTGCCTGACCACATGGCCTCCCATTGTTTCAACTGTGACTCTGAGTTCTGGATTGCCAAGAGACGTCACCACTGCAG GAACTGTGGCAATGTGTTCTGTAAAGACTGTTGTCATCTGAAGCTGCCCATCCCAGACCAGCAGTTGTACGACCCAGTGCTGGTCTGCAACACCTGCCACGACCTGCTCCTGGAGGCTCGTACCCGCGAGATCCGCAGCCAGCAGCTCAAGAAGGCCATCGCCACAGCCTCCAGCTGA
- the mtmr4 gene encoding myotubularin-related protein 4 isoform X2: MRVVGRVSCSMLNCFGEEGPPSLEYIKAKDLFPQKELVKEDDSLQVPFPVLQGEGVEYLGRADEAIIAISNYRLHIKFKDSVINVPLKLIDGVESRDMFQLHIICKDSKVVRCHFATFKQCQEWVKRLNRAIAHPSRLEDLFALAYHAWCLGGNADDEDQHVHLCRPGDHVRQRMEMEVKRMGFDTQNIWRVSDINCNFKLCSSYPRKLLVPIWITDKELESVASFRSGKRIPVVVYRHQKNGAVIARCSQPEISWWGWRNTDDEYLVTSIAKACQMDTGAKGNCGAPACRQRGEAPDSSDSDFDSSLTGGSGCDDNTVPQKLLILDARSYTAAVANRAKGGGCECEEYYPNCEVMFMGMANIHAIRNSFQALRTVCSQIPDPANWLSALESTRWLQHLSVMLKAATLVCSAVERDGRPVLVHCSDGWDRTPQIIALAKVLLDPYYRTLEGFQVLVETEWLDYGHKFGDRCGHQENADDVSEQCPVFLQWLDSVHQLLKQFPCLFEFNEAFLVKLVQHTYSCLYGTFLCNNARERESRNIYKRTCSVWSLLRTGNKNFQNFLYIPSHDMVLQPVCHTRALQLWTAVYLPTSSPCTAVDDSMELYLPPNVTGDDLTSRSLDRLPKTRSMDNLLTAFENGVPLTRTSSDPNLNKHCQEGRSSLEPSPAMEETSADSEEVIPDTGSDIAEGKPPQQSPIKTPEDVLGSENCGEETSEVPCLTTQPLPSLPLPPVPLRKQVTIAHTPLPTPVLQQALTQITNPPVPPPPPEAESPHRTAESTTSPTHKSEPCLPLPCNGTQPEFSKPTLLLNGHIDSQANGLPGSEGLFALKPLTPLLPMEDSTETITDEGELLPTPPPTMSHDLIANFNIEEQPESWPQVQTQKEEEDTSTDEVKGRERVLTVAAAPVDCTQVAARHLISQSQLSDLSLLGSHWESVRGLVQSACSSASKSGVSRALQPNSYQSRRLASKLLRSQGFAIGNGSQCCRREAFGCPSSNTQPGWLSAARTAGYIGLYGPAAAAAALNGYALASHQLLPVSHTSTPASSSPPPPQAPAYLDDDGLPVPMDAVQQRLRQIEAGYKQEVEVLRQQVRQLQMRLESKQYGTPPSEPDIDYEDDITCLRESDNSNEEDSLSTHSEDRLSEGSWDRVEPRDTEVTRWVPDHMASHCFNCDSEFWIAKRRHHCRNCGNVFCKDCCHLKLPIPDQQLYDPVLVCNTCHDLLLEARTREIRSQQLKKAIATASS, translated from the exons ATGAGAGTCGTAGGAAGGGTGTCCTGCTCCATGCTCAACTGCTTT GGTGAAGAGGGGCCTCCCAGTCTGGAGTACATCAAGGCCAAGGACCTGTTCCCCCAGAAGGAGCTGGTGAAGGAGGATGACAGCCTACAG GTGCCATTCCCAGTTCTTCAGGGGGAAGGGGTGGAATATCTCGGCCGTGCTGATGAAGCCATCATTGCCATTTCTAACTACAGGCTGCACATCAAGTTCAAAGACTCAGTCATAAAT GTCCCTCTCAAGCTGATAGACGGTGTGGAGAGCAGAGATATGTTCCAGCTGCACATCATCTGCAAAGACTCCAAGGTTGTCAG ATGCCACTTTGCAACATTCAAGCAGTGTCAGGAGTGGGTCAAGCGTCTTAACCGGGCCATAGCTCACCCGTCCCGGCTGGAGGACCTGTTCGCCCTGGCCTACCATGCATGGTGTCTAGGAGGCAACGCTGACGATGAGGACCAGCACGTTCATCTCTGTCGCCCGG gtgaTCATGTGCGTCAGAGAATGGAAATGGAGGTCAAGAGGATGGGTTTTGACACACAGAACATCTGGAGAGTGTCAGACATAAACTGCAACTTCAA GCTGTGCTCAAGCTACCCACGGAAGCTTCTGGTTCCCATATGGATCACagacaaggagctggagagtgtGGCCTCCTTCAGGTCCGGGAAGAGGATCCCTGTGGTCGTCTATAG GCACCAGAAGAATGGTGCTGTGATCGCCCGTTGCAGCCAGCCTGAGATCAGCTGGTGGGGCTGGAGGAACACGGATGATGAGTACCTGGTGACGTCCATCGCCAAGGCCTGTCAGATGGACACCGGAGCCAAGGGTAACTGTGGAGCACCAGCCTGCAGACAACGTGGGGAAGCTCCTGACTCCTCGGATAGTGATTTTG acTCTTCTCTGACAGGCGGCTCTGGCTGCGATGACAACACTGTGCCACAGAAGCTACTGATTCTGGATGCTCGCTCATACACTGCTGCAGTGGCTAACAGAGCCAAGGGCGGGGGCTGTGAATGTGAAG agtACTACCCCAACTGCGAGGTGATGTTCATGGGAATGGCCAACATCCACGCCATCCGCAACAGCTTCCAGGCTCTGAGGACTGTATGCAGTCAGATTCCGGATCCGGCAAA CTGGCTTTCAGCACTCGAGAGCACCCGCTGGCTGCAGCACCTGTCTGTCATGTTAAAGGCAGCCACCCTGGTGTGTTCAGCAGTGGAGAGGGACGGCCGTCCTGTCCTGGTTCACTGCTCGGACGGGTGGGACCGCACACCCCAAATTATAGCCCTCGCCAAGGTCCTGCTGGATCCCTACTACAGAACATTAGAG GGTTTCCAGGTACTTGTAGAGACAGAGTGGCTCGACTATGGCCATAAGTTCGGGGACCGCTGTGGCCACCAGGAGAATGCTGACGATGTGAGCGAGCAGTGTCCCGTTTTCCTGCAGTGGCTGGACAGTGTTCACCAGTTGCTCAAACAGTTCCCCTGCCTGTTTGAGTTCAACGAGGCCTTCCTG GTCAAGTTGGTGCAGCACACATACTCATGTCTCTACGGCACATTTCTGTGTAACAACGCTCGGGAGAGGGAGTCGCGGAACATCTACAAACGCACCTGCTCTGTGTGGTCACTACTTCGCACGGGAAACAAGAACTTCCAGAACTTCCTCTACATCCCCAGTCATGATATG GTGCTGCAGCCAGTCTGCCACACTCGAGCATTACAGCTGTGGACAGCTGTTTACCTGCCCACCTCCTCCCCGTGCACAGCTGTGGATGATTCAATGGAGCTCTACCTCCCCCCAAATGTCACCGGAGATGATCTCACCTCCCGTTCCCTGGACAG ACTTCCTAAGACCCGCTCCATGGACAACCTGCTAACAGCTTTTGAGAATGGGGTTCCTCTGACACGCACATCCAGTGACCCCAATCTCAACAAGCACTGCCAGGAGGGTCGCTCTTCCCTGGAGCCTTCGCCTGCTATGGAAGAAACCTCTGCAGACTCTGAAGAGGTTATACCTGACACTGGATCGGACATTGCTGAGGGGAAACCTCCTCAACAAAGTCCTATAAAGACCCCGGAGGATGTTCTAGGTTCAGAGAATTGTGGGGAGGAGACTTCGGAGGTGCCCTGTCTGACCACACAGCCTCTGCCATCTCTGCCCCTCCCACCTGTCCCTCTCAGGAAGCAGGTCACCATCGCTCACACTCCTCTACCCACACCTGTCCTCCAGCAGGCTTTGACTCAGATCACAAACCCTCCAGTACCACCACCTCCGCCGGAAGCTGAGAGCCCCCATAGGACTGCTGAGAGCACCACTTCACCCACTCACAAATCAGAGCCGTGCTTACCTCTTCCCTGCAACGGCACTCAACCTGAATTCTCAAAACCCACCTTGCTGCTTAACGGCCACATTGACAGTCAGGCAAATGGCCTCCCAGGCTCTGAAGGCCTGTTTGCTCTGAAACCTCTAACACCACTCCTTCCCATGGAGGACTCCACTGAAACCATCACAGATGAGGGAGAGCTTCTCCCCACCCCGCCCCCCACAATGAGCCACGATCTCATTGCGAATTTTAACATTGAGGAGCAGCCTGAGTCGTGGCCCCAGGTCCAAacccagaaggaggaggaggacacgagTACAGATGAAGTAAAAGGACGGGAGCGTGTGCTAACAGTTGCAGCGGCTCCTGTGGATTGCACTCAGGTAGCAGCACGCCATCTGATCTCCCAGAGCCAGCTGTCAGACTTGTCACTGCTCGGCTCTCACTGGGAAAGTGTTCGAGGTCTAGTCCAGTCTGCCTGCAGCAGTGCCAGTAAATCTGGTGTCAGCCGGGCCTTGCAGCCCAACTCTTACCAGAGCCGCCGCCTTGCCAGCAAGCTGCTCCGCTCCCAGGGTTTTGCTATTGGTAACGGGTCCCAGTGCTGCCGCAGGGAGGCTTTTGGTTGTcccagcagcaacacacagccTGGATGGCTATCTGCAGCCAGGACTGCAGGCTACATCGGCCTGTATGGacctgctgccgccgctgctgcccTCAACGGCTACGCCCTAGCAAGCCATCAGCTCCTACCGGTGTCCCACACCTCAACCCCCGCTTCCAGCTCCCCTCCGCCACCTCAGGCCCCAGCTTACCTCGATGATGATGGGCTGCCGGTGCCCATGGATGCCGTCCAGCAGAGGCTGCGGCAAATCGAGGCAGGTTAcaagcaggaggtggaggtgctgcGGCAACAGGTGCGACAGCTGCAGATGAGGCTGGAGAGTAAACAGTACGGCACCCCTCCCTCAGAGCCAGACATCGACTACGAGGATGACatt acGTGTCTTCGGGAATCGGACAACAGCAACGAGGAGGATTCTTTGTCCACCCACAGTGAGGATCGTCTGTCTGAGGGCAGCTGGGATCGAGTGGAGCCCAGGGACACTGAG gtcacGAGGTGGGTGCCTGACCACATGGCCTCCCATTGTTTCAACTGTGACTCTGAGTTCTGGATTGCCAAGAGACGTCACCACTGCAG GAACTGTGGCAATGTGTTCTGTAAAGACTGTTGTCATCTGAAGCTGCCCATCCCAGACCAGCAGTTGTACGACCCAGTGCTGGTCTGCAACACCTGCCACGACCTGCTCCTGGAGGCTCGTACCCGCGAGATCCGCAGCCAGCAGCTCAAGAAGGCCATCGCCACAGCCTCCAGCTGA